From the Pongo pygmaeus isolate AG05252 chromosome X, NHGRI_mPonPyg2-v2.0_pri, whole genome shotgun sequence genome, one window contains:
- the TSC22D3 gene encoding TSC22 domain family protein 3 isoform X4, with product MDLVKNHLMYAVREEVEILKEQIRELVEKNSQLERENTLLKTLASPEQLEKFQSCLSPEEPAPESPQVPEAPGGSAV from the exons ATG GATCTGGTGAAGAATCATCTGATGTATGCTGTGAGAGAGGAGGTGGAGATCCTGAAGGAGCAGATCCGAGAGCTGGTGGAGAAGAACTCCCAGCTAGAGCGTGAGAACACCCTGTTGAAGACCCTGGCGAGCCCAGAGCAGCTGGAGAAGTTCCAGTCCTGTCTGAGCCCTGAAGAGCCAGCTCCCGAATCCCCACAAGTGCCCGAGGCCCCTGGTGGTTCTGCGGTGTAA
- the TSC22D3 gene encoding TSC22 domain family protein 3 isoform X3: MNTEMYQTPMEVAVYQLHNFSISFFSSLLGGDVVSVKLDNSASGASVVAIDNKIEQAMDLVKNHLMYAVREEVEILKEQIRELVEKNSQLERENTLLKTLASPEQLEKFQSCLSPEEPAPESPQVPEAPGGSAV; encoded by the exons ATGAACACCGAAATGTATCAGACCCCCATGGAGGTGGCGGTCTACCAGCTGCACAATTTCTCcatctccttcttctcttctctgcttGGAGGGGATGTGGTTTCCGTTAAGCTGGACAACAG TGCCTCCGGAGCCAGCGTGGTGGCCATAGACAACAAGATCGAACAGGCCATG GATCTGGTGAAGAATCATCTGATGTATGCTGTGAGAGAGGAGGTGGAGATCCTGAAGGAGCAGATCCGAGAGCTGGTGGAGAAGAACTCCCAGCTAGAGCGTGAGAACACCCTGTTGAAGACCCTGGCGAGCCCAGAGCAGCTGGAGAAGTTCCAGTCCTGTCTGAGCCCTGAAGAGCCAGCTCCCGAATCCCCACAAGTGCCCGAGGCCCCTGGTGGTTCTGCGGTGTAA
- the TSC22D3 gene encoding TSC22 domain family protein 3 isoform X2, which translates to MLELDASGASVVAIDNKIEQAMDLVKNHLMYAVREEVEILKEQIRELVEKNSQLERENTLLKTLASPEQLEKFQSCLSPEEPAPESPQVPEAPGGSAV; encoded by the exons TGCCTCCGGAGCCAGCGTGGTGGCCATAGACAACAAGATCGAACAGGCCATG GATCTGGTGAAGAATCATCTGATGTATGCTGTGAGAGAGGAGGTGGAGATCCTGAAGGAGCAGATCCGAGAGCTGGTGGAGAAGAACTCCCAGCTAGAGCGTGAGAACACCCTGTTGAAGACCCTGGCGAGCCCAGAGCAGCTGGAGAAGTTCCAGTCCTGTCTGAGCCCTGAAGAGCCAGCTCCCGAATCCCCACAAGTGCCCGAGGCCCCTGGTGGTTCTGCGGTGTAA